Proteins encoded together in one bacterium window:
- a CDS encoding RNA-binding protein — translation MAKRIFVGNLPFSATEDQLRALFGAHGEVSAVNIITDKFTGRSRGFAFVEMSDDAAAAAAIAALNQYQLDGRALTVNEARERTEGGPRGGFGGPGRGGPRRGGRDDQKRDFNRPRW, via the coding sequence ATGGCAAAGCGCATCTTTGTGGGCAACCTGCCCTTCAGCGCTACCGAAGACCAGTTGCGTGCTCTGTTCGGCGCTCACGGCGAAGTATCCGCCGTCAACATCATCACCGACAAGTTCACGGGCCGCTCGCGCGGCTTCGCGTTCGTGGAGATGAGTGACGACGCGGCCGCGGCTGCCGCAATCGCGGCGCTCAACCAGTACCAGCTCGACGGCCGGGCTCTGACCGTGAACGAGGCCCGCGAGCGGACCGAAGGCGGCCCGCGCGGCGGGTTCGGCGGACCGGGACGCGGCGGCCCGCGCCGCGGCGGCCGCGACGACCAGAAGCGCGACTTCAACCGGCCCCGCTGGTAG